One region of Flavobacterium sp. GSB-24 genomic DNA includes:
- a CDS encoding porin family protein yields MRIIFSCLFLLTFFSSFAQEEVKPEVKPVIKIDSLYREDQFFFSVTYNMFTDIPDKFKQNKFSLGLSGGFLRDMPVNKSRTVSIAAGLGLSYQNYYQNLTIFQDGSGAIAYGVNDYGEFVSNRYKQYSVDLPIEFRWRNSTYESTKFWRIYGGVKLSYVFSSASILDDGEKTYKINNNPDINKFQYGPYLAAGYNTWNIYIYYGLNPLFNSATTGAGEKINLKTLNAGLIFYIL; encoded by the coding sequence ATGCGAATTATTTTTAGCTGCTTGTTTTTACTCACTTTTTTTAGCTCTTTTGCACAAGAAGAAGTTAAACCTGAAGTAAAACCAGTAATCAAAATTGATTCTTTATATCGAGAAGATCAGTTTTTCTTTTCGGTTACCTATAACATGTTTACAGATATTCCTGATAAGTTTAAACAGAATAAATTTTCTTTGGGACTTTCTGGAGGTTTTCTGCGCGATATGCCGGTTAACAAATCAAGAACAGTATCAATTGCTGCCGGTTTAGGATTAAGCTATCAAAATTATTATCAAAATCTAACCATTTTTCAAGATGGATCAGGTGCAATTGCTTATGGGGTAAATGATTACGGAGAATTTGTTTCAAATCGTTATAAACAATATTCTGTAGATCTTCCAATAGAATTTAGATGGAGAAATTCAACTTATGAAAGCACTAAATTCTGGCGTATTTATGGCGGTGTGAAATTGAGTTATGTTTTTTCGAGTGCATCAATTTTGGATGATGGAGAGAAAACCTATAAAATCAATAATAATCCCGATATCAACAAATTTCAATACGGACCTTATCTTGCCGCGGGATATAATACCTGGAACATATATATTTACTACGGTTTAAATCCGTTGTTTAATTCTGCCACTACTGGGGCTGGCGAAAAAATCAATTTGAAAACTTTAAATGCCGGATTGATCTTTTATATTTTATAA
- a CDS encoding bifunctional UDP-N-acetylmuramoyl-tripeptide:D-alanyl-D-alanine ligase/alanine racemase, with translation MSLNLKSLVSVLNAKWIGSDESISIDHISIDSRSLQNGPQTLFFALAGINNDAHLFIPDLIEKGVQNFVVQYIPNNYSGKANFLVVENTLEALQKFAAYYRNLFHFPVIGLTGSNGKTIVKEWLNFLLSPEYNIIRSPKSYNSQVGVPLSVIAINEKHNLGIFEAGISTVNEMVNLEKIIKPTIGVLTNIGSAHDEGFLNLVQKIDEKLLLFKDCPVIIYQKNEVVDSCLTQFAAEYMLHPRKLFSWSFTDKTADVFILKKESKNDHTQIQYQYQNEIFDLEIPFSDSASLENSISCLLVLLHFNYDQAAIQNRIQMLYPVRMRLEVKNGINNCSIIDDSYSSDFQSLKIALDFLESQKKNAAKTVILSDIFQSGFSNEELYSKVADLIASNKINRIIGIGETISAFASKFSNSTIFPTKNDFIEAIESLNFANETILIKGARSFHFEEIVSMLEEKTHETVLEINLDAISHNFNYYKSKLAPNVKMMVMVKAFGYGNGGLEIAKLLEHHKVDYLGVAFADEGILLKNGGIKLPIMVLNPESTSFPSIIQYQLEPEIYSIKGLNAFLKIAREKNLKDFPIHIKIDTGMHRLGFEDNTIDELIATLKGNSTVRVQSVLSHLATSDEPKHYAFVNQQINLFDRLSSKLISELNINPIRHILNTSGISNFPNAQYNMVRLGIGLYGVSNDPLEQKYLENVGTLKSIISQVRTIPAGDSVGYGRRFMAEKETKIATIPIGYADGIARLWGNEVGFVVIKNQKAPIVGSVCMDMLMVNVTEIDCKEGDSVIIFGESPTVIEMAAALKTIPYEIMTSISQRVKRVFFR, from the coding sequence ATGAGCCTAAATTTAAAAAGCCTAGTTTCAGTTCTTAATGCCAAATGGATTGGCTCTGATGAATCTATTTCTATAGATCATATTTCGATTGACAGCCGTTCACTCCAAAACGGACCTCAGACATTATTTTTTGCCTTGGCCGGCATAAACAATGATGCTCATTTATTTATTCCCGATTTAATAGAAAAAGGAGTGCAGAACTTTGTTGTGCAATATATTCCCAATAATTATTCTGGAAAAGCTAATTTTTTGGTTGTTGAAAATACGCTGGAAGCATTACAGAAATTTGCAGCATATTATAGAAATCTTTTTCATTTTCCAGTTATTGGATTAACGGGAAGTAACGGAAAAACGATAGTAAAAGAATGGCTTAATTTTTTACTAAGTCCAGAATACAATATTATCAGAAGTCCAAAAAGTTACAATTCGCAGGTTGGCGTGCCGCTTTCGGTAATTGCTATTAACGAAAAACACAATCTCGGAATTTTTGAAGCTGGAATTTCTACGGTTAACGAAATGGTTAATCTCGAAAAAATCATTAAACCTACAATTGGCGTGCTCACAAATATTGGAAGCGCGCACGATGAAGGCTTTTTAAATTTAGTGCAGAAGATTGATGAGAAATTGCTTTTATTTAAAGACTGCCCAGTTATTATTTATCAAAAAAATGAAGTTGTAGATTCTTGTTTGACACAATTTGCAGCCGAATATATGCTTCATCCTCGAAAACTTTTTTCATGGAGTTTTACCGATAAAACTGCTGATGTTTTTATTCTGAAAAAAGAAAGTAAAAACGATCACACCCAGATTCAATATCAATATCAAAATGAAATTTTTGATTTAGAAATTCCGTTCAGTGATTCGGCTTCTTTAGAAAACAGTATTTCTTGTTTATTGGTTTTATTGCATTTTAACTATGATCAGGCAGCGATTCAAAATCGAATCCAGATGCTTTATCCCGTTCGAATGCGCCTTGAAGTTAAGAATGGAATTAACAATTGCAGTATAATAGATGATAGTTACAGCTCCGATTTTCAATCGTTAAAAATCGCTTTAGATTTCTTGGAAAGCCAAAAAAAGAATGCTGCTAAAACAGTTATTTTGTCGGATATTTTTCAAAGCGGATTTTCCAATGAAGAACTATACTCAAAAGTTGCTGACTTAATTGCTTCTAATAAAATAAACCGTATAATTGGAATTGGAGAAACGATTAGCGCTTTCGCCTCTAAATTTTCAAACAGTACTATTTTTCCAACTAAAAATGACTTTATCGAGGCCATTGAAAGTTTAAATTTTGCCAATGAAACCATTTTAATAAAAGGAGCAAGGTCGTTTCATTTTGAAGAAATTGTTTCAATGCTTGAAGAGAAAACACACGAAACAGTTCTTGAAATTAATCTCGATGCAATCAGTCATAACTTTAATTACTACAAATCGAAACTGGCACCAAATGTGAAAATGATGGTAATGGTTAAGGCTTTTGGTTATGGAAACGGAGGTTTGGAAATCGCTAAATTATTAGAACATCATAAAGTAGATTATTTAGGTGTGGCTTTCGCCGATGAAGGGATTTTGTTGAAAAACGGTGGTATCAAACTGCCTATTATGGTTTTAAATCCAGAATCGACAAGTTTTCCATCTATTATACAATATCAGTTAGAACCTGAAATTTACAGCATAAAAGGGCTGAATGCCTTTTTGAAAATTGCCCGCGAAAAGAATCTAAAAGATTTTCCAATTCATATTAAAATTGATACTGGAATGCATCGTTTAGGTTTTGAAGACAATACGATCGACGAATTGATCGCTACTTTAAAAGGAAATTCAACAGTTCGTGTTCAAAGTGTTCTATCGCATTTGGCAACAAGCGATGAACCAAAACATTATGCATTTGTAAACCAACAAATCAACTTATTTGATAGACTGTCGTCAAAATTAATAAGCGAATTAAATATCAATCCGATTCGTCATATTTTAAACACTTCTGGAATTAGTAATTTCCCGAATGCGCAATACAATATGGTGCGTTTAGGAATTGGTTTGTATGGAGTTTCCAACGATCCATTAGAACAAAAATATTTGGAAAATGTTGGAACCTTAAAATCGATTATTTCACAGGTTAGAACTATTCCCGCTGGAGACAGCGTGGGTTACGGACGCCGTTTTATGGCCGAAAAAGAAACTAAAATTGCTACAATTCCAATTGGTTATGCGGACGGAATTGCCAGATTGTGGGGAAATGAAGTTGGTTTTGTTGTCATAAAAAATCAAAAAGCACCAATTGTTGGAAGTGTCTGTATGGATATGCTGATGGTAAACGTAACCGAAATAGATTGCAAAGAAGGCGATTCTGTAATTATTTTCGGCGAAAGCCCAACCGTTATTGAAATGGCAGCAGCTTTAAAAACAATTCCGTACGAGATTATGACGAGTATTTCGCAGCGCGTAAAACGGGTATTTTTCCGATAA
- the mscL gene encoding large conductance mechanosensitive channel protein MscL yields the protein MGFFSEFKAFAMKGNVVDLAVAVIIGAAFGKIVSSFIEDVITPLVLKPALDAAHLSRIEDLTAFGGVKYGLFLSAVINFIIVAFVLFLIIKGLNSLKKKEEPAPNQPAAPTQEELLTQIRDLLKNKQ from the coding sequence ATGGGATTTTTTTCAGAATTTAAGGCATTTGCAATGAAAGGCAACGTAGTTGATCTTGCTGTTGCAGTAATTATTGGAGCGGCTTTTGGTAAAATTGTAAGTTCATTTATTGAAGATGTAATTACGCCTTTAGTATTAAAACCTGCTTTAGATGCAGCTCATTTGTCAAGAATAGAAGATTTAACAGCTTTTGGAGGTGTTAAGTACGGTTTGTTTCTTTCGGCAGTAATTAACTTTATTATTGTGGCTTTTGTTTTATTTCTGATAATTAAAGGATTAAACAGTCTTAAAAAGAAAGAAGAACCAGCTCCAAATCAACCTGCAGCACCAACTCAGGAAGAATTACTTACTCAAATTAGAGATTTGTTGAAAAACAAACAATAA
- a CDS encoding aspartate-semialdehyde dehydrogenase translates to MRIAVVGATGMVGEVMLKVLAERNFPVTELIPVASERSVGKEIEYKGTKYKVVGLQTAVDMKADIAVFSAGGDTSLEWAPKFAAAGTTVIDNSSAWRMDPTKKLVVPEINASVLTKEDKIIANPNCSTIQMVLALAPLHKKYNIKRIIVSTYQSITGTGVKAVKQLENEYAGIQGDMAYKYPIHRNAIPHCDSFEENGYTKEEMKLVRETQKILGDNTIRVTATAVRVPVVGGHSEAVNVEFTNDFDVNEVREILHHTDGVVVQDNLDTFTYPMPLYAEGKNDVFVGRIRRDESQPNTLNMWIVADNLRKGAATNTIQIAEYLIQAGLV, encoded by the coding sequence ATGAGAATTGCAGTTGTAGGTGCTACCGGAATGGTTGGCGAAGTAATGCTTAAAGTTTTAGCGGAAAGAAATTTTCCGGTTACAGAATTAATTCCTGTTGCTTCTGAAAGATCAGTAGGAAAAGAAATTGAATACAAAGGAACAAAATATAAAGTAGTAGGCTTACAAACAGCTGTCGATATGAAAGCGGATATTGCTGTTTTTTCTGCAGGTGGAGATACTTCATTAGAATGGGCTCCTAAATTTGCTGCAGCAGGAACAACTGTTATCGACAACTCGTCTGCTTGGAGAATGGATCCTACTAAAAAATTGGTAGTTCCAGAAATCAATGCTTCTGTATTGACAAAAGAAGATAAAATTATTGCAAACCCAAACTGCTCTACTATTCAAATGGTATTGGCTTTGGCTCCACTGCACAAAAAATACAACATTAAAAGAATCATTGTTTCTACTTACCAATCGATCACTGGAACTGGTGTAAAAGCGGTAAAACAACTAGAAAATGAGTACGCAGGAATTCAAGGTGATATGGCTTACAAATATCCAATTCACAGAAACGCGATTCCACACTGCGATAGTTTTGAAGAAAACGGATACACTAAAGAAGAAATGAAATTAGTTCGTGAAACTCAAAAAATTCTTGGTGATAATACAATTAGAGTTACAGCTACTGCAGTTCGTGTGCCAGTTGTAGGCGGACATAGCGAAGCGGTAAACGTTGAGTTTACAAATGACTTTGATGTAAATGAAGTTCGCGAAATCCTACACCATACAGATGGAGTAGTGGTTCAGGATAATTTAGATACCTTTACTTACCCAATGCCATTATATGCAGAAGGTAAAAATGATGTTTTTGTTGGAAGAATCCGTCGTGACGAAAGCCAGCCAAACACATTAAACATGTGGATCGTTGCTGACAACTTAAGAAAAGGTGCTGCAACAAACACGATTCAAATCGCTGAATATTTAATTCAAGCAGGTTTGGTATAA
- a CDS encoding DUF4303 domain-containing protein, translating into MDRSKIKQKLIDFTTTGVQEFLSQNPDLEFYAFAYSCNAEDAQVNLCFNTIQDFEKTLNRYKNGRYSEYYRLDEAVKGLKYNIGDWEYMCFDTINVLSEEELNKIFNDLPDDDYKSWKLFVEELMELFCECLLEFRESEIYKTIPKNENFVSFSIDHDEDFEDAEQRMLRVENKKSDSK; encoded by the coding sequence ATGGACAGATCTAAAATAAAACAGAAGCTTATCGATTTTACCACTACTGGAGTACAGGAGTTTTTATCACAAAATCCAGATCTTGAATTTTATGCTTTCGCCTACTCTTGTAATGCTGAAGATGCGCAAGTAAATTTATGTTTCAATACCATCCAGGATTTTGAAAAAACTCTTAATCGTTATAAAAATGGCAGATATAGTGAGTATTATAGATTAGATGAAGCTGTTAAAGGTCTAAAGTATAATATAGGTGATTGGGAATATATGTGTTTTGATACAATTAATGTTTTGTCAGAAGAAGAATTGAACAAAATATTTAATGATTTACCAGATGATGACTATAAATCTTGGAAACTCTTTGTTGAAGAATTAATGGAACTTTTTTGTGAATGTTTACTTGAATTTAGAGAGTCAGAAATTTATAAAACTATACCTAAAAATGAAAATTTTGTATCCTTTTCTATTGATCATGATGAAGATTTTGAAGATGCTGAACAAAGAATGTTACGAGTTGAGAATAAAAAAAGTGATAGTAAATAG
- a CDS encoding SMI1/KNR4 family protein has translation MAFPVDLKYIIETEEELGVSFPTLFKEKMTAENGGEAITENDNWNLYPFFDKSDKKRISRTCNHIILETKQAKEWDNFPVNAIAIAGNGCGDYLILIPLDNNKKLSERIYIWYHETGDYEQVAENIKALMES, from the coding sequence ATGGCATTTCCAGTCGATCTAAAATATATAATTGAAACGGAAGAAGAATTAGGAGTAAGCTTTCCTACTTTGTTCAAAGAAAAAATGACAGCAGAAAATGGAGGTGAAGCTATAACCGAAAACGATAATTGGAATCTTTACCCGTTTTTTGATAAGAGCGATAAGAAGAGAATAAGCAGAACTTGTAATCATATTATTTTAGAAACCAAACAAGCTAAAGAATGGGATAATTTTCCAGTAAATGCGATCGCTATTGCAGGAAATGGTTGTGGTGATTACTTAATTCTTATTCCTTTAGATAACAATAAAAAATTAAGTGAACGTATTTATATATGGTATCATGAAACTGGAGATTATGAACAAGTTGCAGAAAATATAAAAGCATTAATGGAATCTTAG
- a CDS encoding DUF1877 family protein has product MGLDLHLFSIPGKADFVIEKAKSNLSYAIDFDKILDVKTLRLHLKMIQKNSDVNTENRLEELIEDSIKVVYFYPNQNIENYNFYSRTRGYDTINYLLKHYLKDKNKIKVSEIFYSGIMIENDSQFVRFEYINQEKVNEIYNLLKCVEFDELIKYYNLEEMQNIVYKLIHPDKFVYLKEEFNELKRFYEEAEKLNAFVVVKIS; this is encoded by the coding sequence ATGGGATTAGATTTACATCTTTTTTCAATTCCAGGAAAAGCTGATTTTGTTATTGAGAAAGCAAAATCAAACTTGTCGTATGCTATAGATTTTGATAAAATTTTAGATGTTAAAACTTTAAGGCTTCATTTAAAAATGATCCAGAAAAATTCAGATGTAAATACTGAAAATAGATTAGAAGAATTAATAGAGGACTCGATTAAGGTCGTGTATTTTTATCCAAATCAAAATATTGAAAATTATAACTTTTATAGTCGGACACGAGGCTACGATACCATTAATTATCTCTTAAAACATTATTTAAAGGATAAAAACAAAATTAAGGTCTCAGAGATTTTCTATTCAGGAATTATGATTGAAAATGATTCGCAATTTGTAAGATTTGAGTATATAAATCAGGAAAAAGTGAACGAAATTTATAATCTTCTAAAATGTGTTGAATTTGATGAGCTTATTAAATATTATAATCTAGAAGAAATGCAGAATATAGTTTATAAACTAATACATCCTGATAAATTTGTTTATTTGAAAGAAGAATTCAACGAACTTAAAAGATTTTACGAAGAAGCAGAAAAGCTTAATGCTTTTGTTGTTGTAAAAATTTCATAA
- a CDS encoding 2Fe-2S iron-sulfur cluster-binding protein, translating into MDVLIKIKDREGVIHELQAPTDMAMNIMELCKAYELPVEGTCGGMAMCASCQCYVLNDVALPEMGDEEEAMLSEAFYVKSNSRLGCQIPITTELEGLELELAPEY; encoded by the coding sequence ATGGATGTATTAATAAAGATTAAGGATCGAGAAGGAGTTATACACGAATTACAAGCTCCAACTGATATGGCAATGAATATAATGGAGTTATGCAAAGCATACGAACTTCCTGTTGAAGGAACCTGTGGCGGAATGGCCATGTGTGCATCCTGCCAATGTTATGTTCTAAATGATGTTGCATTACCAGAAATGGGAGATGAAGAAGAAGCCATGCTTTCGGAAGCATTTTATGTTAAATCTAATAGTCGTTTAGGCTGTCAGATTCCAATTACTACAGAATTAGAAGGACTGGAATTAGAACTGGCTCCGGAATATTAA
- a CDS encoding NifU family protein, producing the protein MTTEELTNNVLLALDEIRPFLKSDGGDISLISIEDDKHVKVRLEGACISCSVNQMTLKAGVETTIKKYAPQIETVVNIM; encoded by the coding sequence ATGACAACAGAAGAATTAACAAATAATGTTTTATTGGCTTTAGATGAGATTAGGCCATTCTTGAAATCTGATGGAGGAGACATTTCATTAATTTCTATTGAAGACGATAAACATGTAAAAGTTCGCCTGGAAGGAGCTTGTATTAGCTGCAGCGTAAATCAAATGACGTTGAAAGCAGGTGTTGAAACAACGATAAAAAAATATGCGCCACAAATAGAAACGGTGGTAAATATTATGTAA